A portion of the Suricata suricatta isolate VVHF042 chromosome 11, meerkat_22Aug2017_6uvM2_HiC, whole genome shotgun sequence genome contains these proteins:
- the TRPT1 gene encoding tRNA 2'-phosphotransferase 1 isoform X1, with translation MNSPGGRRQEASGSRGQRAHRPREQDRDVQLSKALSYALRHGALKLGLPMRADQGKFSSHPSVDGFVPLGALLQLPQFRSFSAEDVQRVVDTNQKRRFALRPGDPGTGPLIRANQGHSLQVPELELTPLETPQALPLMLVHGTFWQHWPSILLKGLSCRGRTHIHLAPGLPGDPGVISGIRPNCEVAVFIDGPLALADGVPFFRSANGVILTPGNADGFLLPKYFKAALQLRPTRKSLSLAGNEETECQSGPENSSRGKRMI, from the exons ATGAACTCCCCtggaggaagaaggcaggaagCCTCAGGATCCAGGGGTCAAAGGGCTCACAGACCCCGGGAACAG GACCGAGACGTGCAGCTGTCCAAGGCTCTGTCCTATGCTCTGCGGCATGGGGCCCTGAAGCTGGGGCTTCCCATGAGGGCTG ACCAGGGCAAGTTCAGCTCCCACCCATCTGTAGATGGCTTCGTGCCCCTGGGCGCCCTCCTCCAGCTGCCCCAGTTCCGCAGCTTCTCCGCTGAGGATGTGCAGCGCGTGGTGGACACCAACCAGAAGCGGCGGTTCGCCCTGCGGCCGGGGGATCCCGGCACCGGCCCGCTCATCCGGGCCAATCAGGGTCACTCCCTGCAG GTACCTGAGTTAGAGTTGACGCCCTTGGAGaccccccaggccctgcccctgaTGCTCGTCCATGGCACATTCTGGCAGCACTGGCCGTCCATCCTGCTCAAGGGCCTGTCCTGCCGGGGAAGGACACACATCCACCTGGCCCCAGGACTGCCTGGGGACCCCGGCGTCATCAGTG GCATTCGGCCAAATTGCGAAGTGGCCGTGTTCATCGATGGGCCCCTGGCCCTGGCAG ATGGAGTCCCCTTCTTCCGCTCTGCCAATGGAGTGATCCTGACTCCAGGGAACGCCGATGGCTTCCTGCTTCCTAAGTACTTCAAGGCGGCCCTGCAGCTGCGCCCTACCC GAAAGTCCCTGTCTTTGGCTGGTAATGAAGAGACCGAGTGTCAGAGTGGCCCCGAGAACAGCTCCAGAGGAAAAAGGATgatctga
- the TRPT1 gene encoding tRNA 2'-phosphotransferase 1 isoform X2, whose protein sequence is MNSPGGRRQEASGSRGQRAHRPREQDRDVQLSKALSYALRHGALKLGLPMRADGFVPLGALLQLPQFRSFSAEDVQRVVDTNQKRRFALRPGDPGTGPLIRANQGHSLQVPELELTPLETPQALPLMLVHGTFWQHWPSILLKGLSCRGRTHIHLAPGLPGDPGVISGIRPNCEVAVFIDGPLALADGVPFFRSANGVILTPGNADGFLLPKYFKAALQLRPTRKSLSLAGNEETECQSGPENSSRGKRMI, encoded by the exons ATGAACTCCCCtggaggaagaaggcaggaagCCTCAGGATCCAGGGGTCAAAGGGCTCACAGACCCCGGGAACAG GACCGAGACGTGCAGCTGTCCAAGGCTCTGTCCTATGCTCTGCGGCATGGGGCCCTGAAGCTGGGGCTTCCCATGAGGGCTG ATGGCTTCGTGCCCCTGGGCGCCCTCCTCCAGCTGCCCCAGTTCCGCAGCTTCTCCGCTGAGGATGTGCAGCGCGTGGTGGACACCAACCAGAAGCGGCGGTTCGCCCTGCGGCCGGGGGATCCCGGCACCGGCCCGCTCATCCGGGCCAATCAGGGTCACTCCCTGCAG GTACCTGAGTTAGAGTTGACGCCCTTGGAGaccccccaggccctgcccctgaTGCTCGTCCATGGCACATTCTGGCAGCACTGGCCGTCCATCCTGCTCAAGGGCCTGTCCTGCCGGGGAAGGACACACATCCACCTGGCCCCAGGACTGCCTGGGGACCCCGGCGTCATCAGTG GCATTCGGCCAAATTGCGAAGTGGCCGTGTTCATCGATGGGCCCCTGGCCCTGGCAG ATGGAGTCCCCTTCTTCCGCTCTGCCAATGGAGTGATCCTGACTCCAGGGAACGCCGATGGCTTCCTGCTTCCTAAGTACTTCAAGGCGGCCCTGCAGCTGCGCCCTACCC GAAAGTCCCTGTCTTTGGCTGGTAATGAAGAGACCGAGTGTCAGAGTGGCCCCGAGAACAGCTCCAGAGGAAAAAGGATgatctga
- the NUDT22 gene encoding uridine diphosphate glucose pyrophosphatase, with the protein MDPEVSLLLQCPAGGLREEQVQAELSPDYDRRPLPGGDKAIAAIWESRLQAQPWLFDAPKFRLHSAIPAPAGSQGPLLLLRLGLTSYRDFLGTNWASSAAWLRQQGATDWGDKQAYLADPLGVGAILATADDFLVFLRRSQQVAEAPGLVDVPGGHPEPQALCPGDSALHKELPGELVVHELFSSVLQEICDEVNVPLHTLSQPRLLGIARNETSAGRASAEFYVQCCLTSEQVKTHYVSGGAEAHESTGIIFVETQRVRRLQETEMWAELCPSAKGAIYLYNWVQEVPPESP; encoded by the exons ATGGACCCTGAAGTGTCCCTGCTGCTGCAGTGCCCCGCAGGTGGGCTGCGGGAGGAGCAGGTGCAGGCTGAGCTGAGCCCAGACTACGACCGTCGCCCACTACCAGGAGGGGACAAGGCCATTGCTGCCATCTGGGAGAGCCGGCTGCAGGCTCAGCCCTGGCTCTTTGACGCCCCCAAGTTCCGCCTGCACTCAGCCATCCCGGCCCCCGCTGGCTCACAGGGGCCACTGCTGCTCCTGCGCCTGGGCCTGACTTCCTACCGAGACTTCCTGGGCACTAACTGGGCCAGCTCAGCTGCCTGGCTGCGACAGCAGGGAGCCACTGACTGGGGTGACAAGCAGGCCTACCTGGCAGACCCGCTGGGGGTTGGCGCCATACTGGCCACTGCGGATGACTTCCTAGTCTTCCTGCGTCGCTCTCAGCAGGTGGCAGAGGCACCTGGGCTGGTGGACGTGCCTGGTGGGCACCCTGAGCCTCAG GCCCTGTGCCCTGGCGACAGCGCCCTGCACAAAGAGCTCCCTGGGGAGCTAGTGGTGCACGAGCTCTTCTCCAGTGTTCTCCAGGAGATCTGTGATGAG gtgaACGTGCCCCTGCACACCCTGAGCCAGCCACGGCTATTGGGCATTGCCCGCAATGAGACCAGTGCCGGCCGTGCCAGTGCCGAGTTCTACGTCCA GTGCTGCCTGACTTCTGAGCAGGTGAAGACTCACTATGTGAGTGGGGGAGCTGAGGCCCACGAGTCTACAGGAATCATCTTTGTGGAGACACAG aGGGTGCGGAGGCTGCAGGAGACCGAAATGTGGGCTGAGCTCTGCCCCTCGGCCAAAGGCGCTATTTACCTCTACAACTGGGTCCAGGAAGTCCCCCCTGAGTCGCCCTAG
- the FERMT3 gene encoding fermitin family homolog 3 gives MAGMKTATGDYIDSSWELRVFVGEEDPEAESVTLRVTGESHIGGVLLKIVEEIKRKQDWSDHAIWWEQKRQWLLQTHWTLDKYGILADARLFFGPQHRPVILRLPNRRALRLRASFSQPLFQAVAAICRLLSIRHPEELSLLRAPEKKEKKKKEKEPEEELYDLTKVVLAGGVAPALFRGMPAHFSDSEQTEACYHMLSRPQPPPDPLVLQRLPRPSSLMDKTQLHSRWLDSSRCLMQQGIKAGDMLWLRFKYYSFFDLDPKTDPVRLTQLYEQARWDLLLEETDCTEEEMMVFAALQYHINKLSQSGEVGELATTDPGLDDLDAALNNLEVKLEGSASTDVLDNLTTIPELKDYLRIFRPRKLTLKGYRQHWVVFKETTLSYYKSQEEAPGDPIQQLNLKGCEVVPDVNVSGQKFCIKLLVPSPEGMSEICLRCQDEKQYAHWMAGCRLASKGRTMADSSYASEVQAILAFLSLQRTGGAGSGSHPQGPDASAEGLNPYGLVAPRFQRKFKAKQLTPRILEAHQNVAQLSLSEAQLRFIQAWQSLPDFGISYVVVRFKGSRKDEILGIANNRLIRIDLAVGDVVKTWRFSNMRQWNVNWDIRQVAIEFDEHINVAFSCVSASCRIVHEYIGGYIFLSTRERARGEELDEDLFLQLTGGHEAF, from the exons ATGGCGGGGATGAAGACGGCCACCGGGGACTACATCGACTCGTCCTGGGAGCTGCGGGTGTTTGTGGGAGAGGAGGACCCGGAGGCTGAGTCGGTCACCCTCCGGGTCACGGGGGAGTCGCACATCGGCGGGGTGCTCCTGAAGATCGTGGAGGAGATTA agcgcaagcaggactGGTCAGACCACGCCATTTGGTGGGAGCAGAAAAGACAGTGGCTGCTGCAGACCCACTGGACCCTGGACAAGTACGGAATCCTGGCCGACGCCCGCCTCTTCTTCGGACCCCAGCACCGGCCCGTCATCCTGCGGCTGCCCAACCGCCGTGCCCTGCGCCTCCGGGCCAGCTTCTCCCAGCCCCTCTTCCAGGCGGTGGCTGCCATCTGCCGCCTGCTCA GTATCCGTCATCCTGAGGAGCTGTCTCTGCTCCGGGCTCctgagaagaaggagaagaagaagaaggagaaggagccgGAAGAAGAGTTGTATGACTTGACCAAGGTCGTCCTGGCTGGGG GCGTGGCACCCGCATTGTTCCGGGGGATGCCGGCCCACTTCTCCGACAGCGAGCAGACCGAGGCCTGCTACCACATGCTGAGTCGGCCGCAGCCCCCGCCTGACCCCCTCGTGCTGCAGCGCCTGCCTCGGCCCAGCTCCCTGATGGACAAGACTCAGCTTCACAGCAG GTGGCTGGACTCATCGCGGTGCCTCATGCAGCAGGGTATCAAGGCTGGGGACATGCTCTGGCTTCGCTTTAAGTACTACAGCTTCTTCGACCTGGATCCCAAG ACAGACCCGGTGCGGCTGACCCAGCTGTACGAGCAAGCGCGGTGGGACCTGCTGCTGGAGGAGACCGACTGCACCGAGGAGGAGATGATGGTGTTTGCAGCCCTGCAG TACCACATCAACAAGCTGTCCCAGAGCGGGGAGGTGGGCGAACTGGCCACCACAGACCCGGGGCTGGACGACCTGGACGCGGCCCTGAACAACCTGGAGGTGAAGCTGGAGGGGTCGGCGTCCACAGACGTGCTG GACAACCTCACCACCATCCCAGAACTCAAGGACTATCTCCGCATCTTCCG gccccggAAGCTGACTCTAAAAGGGTACCGCCAGCACTGGGTGGTGTTCAAAGAGACCACGCTGTCCTACTACAAGAGCCAGGAGGAGGCCCCGGGGGACCCCATTCAGCAGCTCAACCTCAAGG GCTGTGAGGTGGTCCCCGATGTCAATGTCTCCGGCCAGAAATTCTGCATCAAACTCCTAGTACCCTCCCCTGAGGGCATGAGCGAGATCTGTCTGCGGTGTCAGGAT GAGAAGCAGTACGCCCACTGGATGGCCGGCTGCCGACTGGCCTCTAAGGGCCGCACCATGGCCGACAGCAGCTATGCCAGCGAGGTGCAGGCCATCCTGGCCTTCCTCAGCCTGCAGCGGACGGGTGGCGCGGGCTCGGGCAGCCACCCCCAGGGCCCTGACGCCTCTGCCGAGGGCCTCAACCCCTATGGCCTTGTTGCCCCACGCTTCCAGCGGAAGTTCAAGGCCAAGCAG CTCACCCCACGGATCCTGGAAGCCCACCAGAATGTGGCCCAACTTTCGCTGTCCGAGGCCCAGCTGCGTTTCATCCAGGCCTGGCAGTCCCTGCCTGACTTTGGCATCTCCTATGTCGTGGTCAG GTTCAAGGGCAGCAGGAAGGACGAGATTCTGGGCATCGCAAACAACAGACTGATCCGCATCGACTTGGCCGTGGGTGACGTGGTCAAGACCTGGCGTTTCAGCAACATGCGCCAGTGGAATGTCAATTGGGACATCCGGCAG GTGGCCATCGAGTTCGATGAGCACATCAACGTGGCTTTCAGCTGCGTGTCCGCCAGCTGCCGCATTGTGCACGAGTACATCGGGGGCTACATTTTCCTGTCCACGCGGGAGCGCGCCCGCGGGGAAGAACTGGACGAGGACCTCTTCCTGCAGCTCACGGGAGGCCATGAGGCCTTCTGA